Below is a genomic region from Dioscorea cayenensis subsp. rotundata cultivar TDr96_F1 chromosome 14, TDr96_F1_v2_PseudoChromosome.rev07_lg8_w22 25.fasta, whole genome shotgun sequence.
AACTTACTAAAGAAAGATACAAGGTCTACAACAGGACTAGCCAGGGTTTCACATACAACCAATAGATACAAGAACAGTACACAAaactcaagtctagtggatccataaaatttacatgcacaTTGCACTAACCTAAACAAGGGGAAAAGGTAGGTTACTCTACTGCTTGCccagcacaacccagtccaacgtCATAGTctaaaaaagaaggaagaagagtggtgagtaacaaacgttacccagtgagtggtgtcatCATAGATATAAGTGAGTAATACAGCATTTCCAATAGCAATTCACACTAATAGTAACATATAAAAGATGTTCCAACTATGTAACAGATTAACCGAGatcaaaatgatttataaattgTACAGGCTgacctcaaacaattcccaagctaatcgtggccgcgactagctacgGGACCACTAAGGTGtttttaagacttttaaaattcacaaatgctgccttccttggtgttggccactgagatccccgtgtggtgaccccgggtttctcacatataagAACCCCCCTATCAATGGCTCCGCACACCTCTTGATCAGGGTAAACTCAGAGTTGACCACGCCGCCTCTCattaggccggaccgtggaaccccacactgcagtgtcggacctaagtccgctgtcaccatcaaaatccaaatgccacaatgcaattctttccaattccaacttgaggaatcaagcatatgatgtataaatacagaaatatacatcaatgcatattccatttgcatgtaaaatacatttacatgtaaacatgtttctttcaaaataagtATGCATAAATATACCATAATCATTTTGCCAAATAACTCCATGCttaaaatatccatatatatatatatcaaataaagtatgaattatcatcaaatttatgatataaaacatatgaagaaatactataatactcttactAAATCGATGCAATTAACAAGtaaaccactcacagaaccagtcaTCTTGCCTCAAGACGCGCTCACTAGTCGGCAGTTCCCTTCCCCTTGGAAAATGTCTCGCCACCTAGAATCAAGCAGGGATTCTAAGAACCAATGAACAaagaatgaaaactaaaatgcatgagAATGCAAAGTTACATGTCGAATATATAacactagggttttaggggaaaACGACATCATTTTGGACCAAAACGACCTCAAACTGAAGGAAAATTAGTTCCAATCGATTCCAAAtaagaagggcttcgatttgaaccaaagaaatacaagaaaagccCAAGGTTTTTTTGGTGCTGTAGTAATTTCAGAAGTGCTACAGTAATCCacgaatttgctacagtaaaccagTCTTGTTTCAATGGTTTATCGtcgatttacaacaccaaaacataaaatttcttgacaaacatacacacacaaatgaatatatatcaacaatattGACTTCGATTTGAGCCCAAAAACAACTAAAACCAAggttgatttctagggtttcaaaggTTGTCAAAAATGAGTAAATacgaagccttaccaagctcaggaGAATCAGAGGAAGAGAATAGGAGCGTTGATTCACCAAAAAAACTCGCcgatgaattttatttttcaaggaTGGGTTTCGGCCGAATGAAGacgaaaaagaaaatgaaagcaaagaagaagtgataagtgcttgagtattagtaatacgaagtattcttttcttacgatgagtattacttttatcagattttagcgcaaatacatgtgtatttgtgttactttcgtgcatgtagggttgtggagccaaataatgaaagaaagaagccaaagtagattgcggtTGCACTTTGattaatgaaatcttggagttaacaaacgtgaagacacaagttgtgatcgaagatatgtgaatgtgtgccaacctccatgcgctcaagcaattacatggttttgGGGGCACACCAATGTggctttttattaaataagcgacgcgatctatggcatacaAGATTACCATgccttttttttgtaatatgttTGAACTCTAGAAAttacattaataataaataaagtttttctAACCAATAAAATAGATCTTATTTTCTCCGCTGGTTGTGTACATCATAGTTGTCAAATTATGTAGACTGACTTCTTGAGAATAATCTCCCCGCCATGCAATGTGGAGGGGAGAACTAAAGGTAATTTTTACACAGAACTCCCACAGGGGTTCTTGAATATGAATTGTAATTTGAGAGGTTCGAACTCAAGACCTCTCAATCACAACCATAGATAGTTACCATTGGCCTAGCCCAAGGTTCCTTCTAGTATGTTTATATATGAAAACTTTATATGCAAacctaaatatattaaatattaattaaatagagCAAACATATTAGTGCTAATTGTTTTAGAACAATGTCTATCTCTAGCTACAGTCAAAATTTgccttattttatttagttatgtGAGGGTTTGCATGATTAAAAAcgtgaaaataattttatgatctttattttgcattctttcattaaaattaattatatatctttttattttgaatataaaattaattttttttaattaaaactaattatatataatatcttatGATAACAGTGAATTTATATCAACAAAAACCTAAACAAAATCatggaaattattttaaaatgtaatatTGTTTTAGAAAAAACATCTCAATGCATTGAtggaaacaaaacaatgaagtaTCATCGTGATTCttttattatcttaaaaaaaaaatcaagaattcatttttgataaaatcttAAAGTATCCACGCTTATTACGAGGCAATATATTTTGATAGAAGTGTAACTTCTCAATACACCCCACAATGATAtggaaatttgatttttgagatacatatatatcatgctcgttttttgttatatttatttattacttatatGTTTAGTCTACCTTCCTTTCAGTTATAGCCAGTAATCTATCTTTATTCCCTTCATATTCAttctttatttgcaaaattacaGTCACCAACTGATCAGTGATTTCTTAAGCGCCAGTTAGATAACTGTTCATATTCATTCTTTATCTGATCAATTAAATTTACTAACTAGCCAGCAATACCTTAAGGGTCAATTAGATAgctaatcatatttattttttttatttttatttttttgaacaaAGAGACAAAGCtccaaaagaaagcaaaacatTAGAAGAAGAGATTTAGGCTTAGGCAAAGATCCTCAAGCCATCTGGGGCGGTCTAATCCCTGAGGGAACAGGGAGAGATGAGGGTTTGAACATCCAAAGTGAGCCAAAGCATCAGCGAGTAGATTTTCAGTCTGGGGAATGGTCTTGATAACGGAACAAGTGTTGATAATCCTGGATTTGAGGCTGTCAATTTCACGCTTGTAGTGCCACGCCACGCAGCTATCGAAGTGGTTGATCAGACGGACAATACCTGGACAATCACAAAAAATAAGTTTAGGAATCCAGCTAAAAGACTCACACTGGTCAAGAGCAAAGAGAATGGATGCAATCTCCGCTGAAATGGGAGAGACAGAGCTGCAGCCCATTGCACCAGCAAGCAATACTTGACCAGCATTTGAGATGGCAATAAAACCTAATCCACAGCTCATAGGAGAAGAATCAGACCAAGAAGCATCAGTAAAGAgactaatatttttcaaagggCAAGAAGGAATAGAGTACTCCCTGATGTTTTTGGCAATAGAATTGAAGAAGTTTGTGCAGTAGGACCAAGCCCTTCCAAAGATGGAATGGTATTTGGGTTGCCAACCTTTGAAGATTAAATTACACCGATCCTTCCAAATGATCCAGGCTAAATTTGCAATAAGCGCTTTGAAAAAAGCATCAGAGTTCTTAGAAACAAATCTATTAGTAAGCCAAATACCAGTATCAAACTCAGCTAAAACATTTGGATCCAAGTTAAATGAAGCACACAGAGAAATCCAACAAGGCATAATTTTAGGGCAGTTCCAAATGGTGTGAGATGCAGATTCAGGAGCCACCCACGTAAAATGACAAAGGGTAAAGGGACCAATATTAAGACCATACAGGTAATCACCAGAGGGGAGTTTACCATGAGctaattttcaaataaaggTCCTGACACGAGGCAACACAAATAATTTCCAGATAAAGCTCCAACCAGGCCAAGGTTGAGGGTCAAGGGTAACCAAGTAGTCATAAACTGCTGAAGCAACAGAAGTTCTCAGCGAACGAGGACCCCAAACCCAAAGATTTTGGGCATTAAAATCAAACCTGATACTGTTGATCCAGGACCAATCAAGGTTAGGGCCAAAGGTGTTCTGAACCAGGGGGAGATTAAGATTACCATGCAGCATAAAATCAGTAAAGCTCAAGCCCTTCAGATCAGAATCCATATTAATATATGTAGGTTTAAACAAAATGGGGAGATCCATGAAACAAGGGTCTTTCCAGATGTCTAAACCAGCAGGGTTAGCAACAAGCATCCAAAAGTGAGGTTTGAGATACTGAGCAAAGCGAGAGATAGATTTAAAAAACTAGGAAGTCTTAATTTGAGAGCCCAAGCCCCAGAGGCTCCAATTTGGGTATTTATGATTAAAGATGTCCACCCAGATCTTATCCTCAGAATTTAAAATGGAGAAGATGTTTTTGGCCATTAAAGAGTGCCTAACCAATCTAAGGTTTCTGAGTCCAAGACCCCCCTCAGACTTTTTAAGTGTAGTAACCGACCAACCAATAGTGTGGAGTTTACGCTCATTGCTACCATAACTCCAGAGAAAGGATCTGGCAAGCTTGgaaaaattatcaagaatagAATCAGGGAGATACATGACCGAAAGGAAATAATTGGGAAGAGAAAAAATGGAGCTATTAAGGAGGATGACTCTACCCGCGGTGAAGAGAGAAGCATGAGTCCAGGAAGAAAAACTGTTATGAACTTTAGCGATGAGAGGGTTAAGATGAGGAATTAAAATTCTGGTGGGAGATATAGGAATACCCAGATATGTAAGAGGAAAGGATCCTTGCTTGAAGCTAAGAATGCCAGAGATAGAGTTTGACAACTTCTTATTACACCAGGAGGGGAAATAGACAGCAGATTTGAGTGGATTTGGACGTTGGCCAGTAATAGAGTGATAGAGATCGAGGCACAAAAGACAGTTTCTAGCAGTTTTACGGGAAGCTCTAGTGACCAGAAGAAGATCATTAGCGAACATTAAGTGATTGAAGTCACGGGAGAGAGAGGGGCAAAAGCCCggaacaagagagagagaaagagctcTATTGAGAATAGCCGAGAGATTTTGGGTAACTAGGAGAAAAAGAAGGGGGGAGATAGGATCTCCCTGCCTTAATCCTCTACTACTAGTAATCCAAGGGGAACTATGTCCATTGATGAGGAAGGAGAAAGAGGCAGAAGAAATGCAAGCATGAATCCAAGCAATCCACAGATCCGGAAAACGCATTCTCTGGAGGGTAGCAAAGAGCGTATTTCACTCAACAGTATCAAAAGCTTTTTCAACATCTATTTTAATGATCATCCTAGGGGGGGCCGGGTACTCAAATTCAATAGAATGGGTAATCTCTTGGGCCGCAATAACATTATCAGAAGAGCCACAACCGGTAAGGAAACCCGTTTGCTCAGGACCGATAAGTTTGCGAATGACTTTTCTAAGACGATTTGCaagaattttggaaataattttataattaacattaCAAAGCGAAATAGGACGGAAATCAGAGACCAAGGAGGGATTATCTTTCTTGGGAATGAGAGCAACAAAGGTCTGACCCCAAGAACGAGGGATAGAGCACGTATTGAAAAAATGGGAAATGGCATTGAAGAGATGGTCCCCAAGAATGTTCCAATAGAAGATATAGAAGTCAACGTTAAGGCCGTCCGGACCCGGACTTTTGCCTCGGGGCATAGAGAGGAGAGTTTGATAGACTTCATGTTTAGAGATCGGTCTAATCAAGTCCATCCTCTCTATATTTTCTAAAACAGCAAAATCATCCGGAATGGCATTAAAGAGGACATCCACATCAGAGTTTGAGGAGGAGTGCCAAAGGTCTTTATAAAACTCCAAAAAACAATCTTCAATCTCAGAGTGTTCAGAAACGATAGTACCTGAGGAGTTGTGAATAGCATGAACCTTGTTTTTATGCCGACGAATTTTCACAAAAGAGTGAAAGAATTTTGAGTTCCGATCACCTTCCGACAACCAGAGCATCCTAGCCCTCTGGCCCCAATAGATGGAGTTTAGGCGAAGGAGGGCTGAGTATCGGTTGGATAGAGCACGGAACCAGATCTGGAGCCAAGGATCAGAATAAAAACCAGCAGCAGCTTCAACAATCTGCAATTCCTTTTCAATGTTCTTAATTTCTTGATCCAGTGGATGAGCTCCAAAAGACTTCCACCTGAGAAGATTTTTCCTAGTGAGAGAAATGGAATGGGAAAAGGAAAGCATCGGGTTAGGAGTAGAAGAAGAAGTCCACGCTTTAAGAACACTATCGTGACAGCCGGCTAATCAaaccaaatattttcaaaacgaAAGGGTTTTTTAGCGAGAAAAGGAGGATTTGAGAAAACCGAGAGATAAATGGGAGAATGATCCGAGACAGTCCAAGGAAGATGCTTATTAGAGaagttattaaaaatagaaatccaGTTTGAGTTTACCAAATATCTGTCAAGTCTAGCCCAACGCCTGGCAAGACCATACTGGCCATTGCACCAGGTGAATCTAGGAACAACAAATCCAAGGTCAATGAGATCATTTTTAAGAGTAAAATTAGAGAAAAGAGAAGCTTTAGCAGAATAATTGTGAAAAGTACCGCCTTTATGATCATCTTCAGTAAGAATAGCATTAAAGTCCCCAGCAAGGATCCAGGGTAAGTTCAAAgaggagataaaagataagttATTCCAAGTAGAATTTTGGAGAGAAGTCACCTGAGCATTATAGATCACAGAGAGAATCCAGTGAACGTTGTTTGAGGAAATGAccaaatgaagaacaaaatgaGAGTTTGCCACAGGGGTAACAGAACCGAGGTCCCGTCGCCAGAGGACAATAATACCTCCTGAAAGGCCTCTGGAGGGGATTGCAACCCAATCCCAATGTTTAGAAAGAGTGTTACAAAAGCGTTGAGTACGGACAATATCGGTTTTTGTTTCAACCAAACAGAGAAGTTTTGGATTAAGCCTGCGAATAGCGTCGTGAATACGATCCTGAGTTTTCAAGTTAGAGAGACCTCTGCAATTCcaagtgaaaattttaaaatccataaGAAATAAGGCTAAAAATAAGAGGGAGAGTTAAGAGATAGGGtttcttctccctttcttcGAGCGAGAAGAGCCTCTGGTAGGATCTCTTCTAGATAAAGCTTCAAGCTTGATATCTTTTTGAAAGTGACTAAGGGTCATATTATCATCAGGTTCCATTGGAGTGTCTGAAAGATCAGAATCTAAAGGCAAGGGTGATGAAGCAGACTCCATGTTAAGATCTCCAGGCGGCTCAGAGGAAAGAGCGTTAACCACTTTCTCCACGGCTAAAAGATGAAGACAACCCTCGTCTGAATTACTACCAGGAGAAGGAAGGTTAACCGAGGAGATGAGGACAGGAGACTTGTCAAGAGATGGAAGCTCCTTGGGATCAAGATGAGAACCGAGGCGAGGCTCTCCATTTCGTGTGCTAGAAAAGACAGGAGGCACTGCAGAGGAACGTTGGGCAGAGGGACTCTTAGGAAGCGCAGTAGAAGAACGTTGGGCAGAGGGACAGTCAAGAGGTGCCTCATGCTGGATGCCAGAAAGGTCAGAGGAATTGGCAGGGTCCCAAGGCAGCAGAGGGACGTTGGGCAGAGTGAGGGAGGCTGCGCTACAGTTACCCAAGTCAACAGGGTCTTTTGAAAAGGATTGACGCCCACCACGAATAGAGCGGCCGCCACGTGTCGCATGCATGCGAGACAGGCCTCCATTGGGACCCGTTGGGGGGCATGCAGGGAGACATGTGTCGACCAATGGAGAAGGAGAACGTTGGGAAGGCCTAGGATTCGCTCGCGGGTCACGGATGCCGTTGCGATCACCGGCACGGTCACCGGAGAAGGCACCACCACGGCCACGACCCCTAGAACGAGAACTCCTATTTCGGGGGATTAACCAAGGACCATAATCGCGATCAGAGTCCTTGataacagaagaagaagaaggtcgaTCGGCATGGCCACCATCTGTCTCCTTGCCAGCCCCATCAATCTGCATGTCGAGGGAGGCGTTCACCGACCCCGGAACTGAGAGTTCCGGGGGCAAACGACCCTCCGACCTCAGTGGGATGCTGGAGAAGGAGCAATGGGCCTTACCATGACCGATTCTGCCACACTTGTAACAAAAAACAGGCAACTTTTCATAGAGAACAAGCACATAAACAGAATGAACACCATAGTTAACCCAGGTACCAAGTTGCAGGGGCTGGGAGAGATCAACCTCCACACAAACATGAGCAAATTTCGCCCTAGATCGATCAAGAGAATGGTCGTCAACTTTGAGGACTCTGCCAAATTGAGAGGCCACCGTCTCCAGGATATCACCAGTCCAGAGTTCCATTGGAAGGTGGAAAATTTGTATCCAAACAGCAGCCATTGAGAGCTTCTCAAAGGCCGGCTGAAGGATTCTTTCCACGGCGCTATCTGCAGAATACGGCCAGCCACAGTCCAAGGTCCGTCCAAGAGGAGACGGTTAACCATGTCCAGCGACTCACATCTGATATAATAGTAGCCATTGGGAAGATCAGCAACAGTGAAAGCCCCCAGACCTCTCCAAGCATCAGCTAGAGCGAGTTTGGTTTGGTCGAGCGGGAGAGATTTACCCAAGAACTTAGCATATAATGAAGTTTGCATAGTCTCTCTGGCATTGGACCAAAGATCCTGATCGATGGTGACAAAAGTTTTTGAAGAACTCTTGAGTTTTTCGAAATGCTCGCGCTGGAGATGCATAGGAGTTTCAACAGCTGAAGCCTTCAGGTTAGAGTTGACAACATTTGCCCACGAGACACCGAGTCGGGGACCAGGTGGAGGAGCGGAGGACGGAGGTGGCCCCGGGGGGGGGCCATAGGCGAAGGTTTTCAGAGGCGAAGGTCATATTTATTTGAGTGACTAGTTTGTTAGCCATCTCTCAGGAATTAGTTGGGGTCAATTGCTATTCTATGTTAGATTTAGTAACTTGCTAAATCCACTCAGATTTTTCTTCCTTCGCGTCTCTCTCCACCATTTTAAACATTAAGAATAAGCAATAAGCATTGATAAtggaataatataataaatattaaaaaaaatatgaaaaaaaagaaattaaatgcttacattaaaaaaaacaataaaaagaaaaaatgtctaaaaagaagaaagagaataacaacaaaaagaacatttagaagaagaaataaaaagatagaagataaggataaaacaaaatgaaaacaaaaagatggaaTCCAAGCACTTTTCTTATtacagaaaataaaacattaattccATCTCTCTGCAATGACTGTGGATTATGACCTATTGATTATGGCAAACGTTAAGGTTTGATGAATTTGTCATGCTTTTATTCCAACAAGAAATCATGTTCTTGGAACTACTACCTACCTTGAGTTTGTCATCCAATAGAAGTATCAGACATCATTTTGCTTTCTTCAACAAATGAATTATCACACCTTGTCCATTCTATGTGAATTTATTAATTCATATTCACTACATGATTGTCTTTAATGACTGAGAAAGCAAGGTCTAATGATCTCATTCTCTAACTCAATTTCTATCAATTGATTGGTATATTCCAAGAATATTGTCTCAACTCTCAAGTTTCTACTTTTACATGtcacattcaatgttaaaccagaaaacaattaagaaaaaaCCCAACCTTGATAAACACAACAGGATTTCATAAAATTCAATAGTAAAACTAGGCATTGATGAATTCCATGCAAGAATGTGGTTTGTTCCAACTAAGATAACAGTCATAGAAGCATCAAATAAGTAATTCAACatgcaaaatagaacaaaagataaTCTAATTACAAGCATAAATTCACACTATATGTCAATTTGTCAGAAATGACTGTCAAACAGGGTTATCGATCAGCATTGAAGAACGAAcatattgaaaatttaaatctcTGTATTGAAATCAAACATCTTCATTTATTCAATGCTAAAGTATGCATGAACCACACTGCACTAAAAAAGagctttagaggcggttatcAAGACatatagaggcggttaaaacTGCCTCTATAGCTTTAGCGGCGAATTTTTCACCCGCCTCTAAACCAGCTCGTATTAAGCCGGCTCTAGAATTTAGAGCCGGTTTGATACAACCGTTGGGTAAATTAATAGCTAAGAAAGCggtttttagaggcggttataaccacctcgaTATTTTAcctatagaggtggttataaccgttatagttttagaggcggttataatcgCCTCTAAAATTAATAAGGGCTTAACAACACTCATACTTttagaagcggttataaccacctctacaattaaaattttaaaattctaaatattGTTTTAGAGCCGGGTATAACCCCCTCAAAAACATACCTaagaattagtttttaattaaatatatattatttaatcaattaaaaacctgcttttaatcaattaaaaactcacattttatttttattttacaaaataaaataatgaaatacacCTAAATTCGCGGTCTTTCGTTTGACAAAATAAAGTAGCGATTCAACTCACCGgctttcattattaaaaataaaaataaaatacaaactcTGAATTCTCTGATAAACAAGCTTTATTAAACCATAGCCCAAGTGTTTGGAATCTCTGGATTAGAGACCTAAAACATGTTATAGATTCTGGTTTACATAAAAAGAACTGTTTAATTCTGCACAATAACTGATCTTTAAGAGAGAATTGCTAAGAAGACAGCCAATTGATTCATCAGTTCTCAAGCTCTATGACTCCACAGTCTATTTCTTCTCAGAGTTGCTATCAAGCTCATTCTTCAACTGCAATGAGAAGTCATcattcacatcatcatcatcccaatCATCATCCCAATCATCCTTCCATTGCTGTAAAGTTACTTTACCTTCTTTGTCATCTTGCTCTGCAAAATTTATGCAAAATGATGCTTACTTATTCTAGGCAACAAATTCAAAGTAGCTACTTGTTTCTGATCATTACTTCATCATGAAGCCAGTAACAAGAAGTTAAATGGttgttaataaataatgttCAGTTGACAGGCTTTGGAAGCCAAGAACATTAGGGATTCAAATTCATCTTCTTAACAAGCATGGGTAACATAATTGTGTGCAAACATCAATACAAGATAAAATTTGGACTACCATAGAAATTGGGGAATCAATAAGAACAATATACGACCATAAATCACTCAGATCAAAGATTACATTCTGACTGCATTAATAATACCAAATCTGAAAACCAGCTtgacaagataaagaaaaagttaaaaacaagaACACATATCAACAAGTTTAAAGATAATATTTCCACTGGAATAGGAACTTGACACTGAAGAATTAACAATTTATCAAAGCACAAAAGATTGCATTTTCACTACCATTAACAATACCAAATCAGAAAACTATGTTGACAAACGAAGAGAGAGTTAAAATCAAGAACACATATCAACGAGttcaaagataatattttgaCTGCAATAGAAACTTgacaatgaagaacaacaacaaatacaGAAACTTGAGAACAAAAAACAGCTGATGATCTATTTTGATAATCAAGCACATcataattagttaaaaaaaatatgagaattatcattctcattttttttaacaatgtgGGGTATTGATAGCATCAACAATGTGGGGTTTATTTGTTTAGCAACATTATC
It encodes:
- the LOC120276129 gene encoding uncharacterized protein LOC120276129, whose protein sequence is MRFPDLWIAWIHACISSASFSFLINGHSSPWITSSRGLRQGDPISPLLFLLVTQNLSAILNRALSLSLVPGFCPSLSRDFNHLMFANDLLLVTRASRKTARNCLLCLDLYHSITGQRPNPLKSAVYFPSWCNKKLSNSISGILSFKQGSFPLTYLGIPISPTRILIPHLNPLIAKVHNSFSSWTHASLFTAGRVILLNSSIFSLPNYFLSVMYLPDSILDNFSKLARSFLWSYGSNERKLHTIGWSVTTLKKSEGGLGLRNLRLVRHSLMAKNIFSILNSEDKIWYLKPHFWMLVANPAGLDIWKDPCFMDLPILFKPTYINMDSDLKGLSFTDFMLHGNLNLPLVQNTFGPNLDWSWINSIRFDFNAQNLWVWGPRSLRTSVASAVYDYLVTLDPQPWPAHGKLPSGDYLYGLNIGPFTLCHFTWVAPESASHTIWNCPKIMPCWISLCASFNLDPNVLAEFDTGIWLTNRFVSKNSDAFFKALIANLAWIIWKDRCNLIFKGWQPKYHSIFGRAWSYCTNFFNSIAKNIREYSIPSCPLKNISLFTDASWSDSSPMSCGLGFIAISNAGQVLLAGAMGCSSVSPISAEIASILFALDQCIVRLINHFDSCVAWHYKREIDSLKSRIINTCSVIKTIPQTENLLADALAHFGCSNPHLSLFPQGLDRPRWLEDLCLSLNLFF